From Sporocytophaga myxococcoides, one genomic window encodes:
- a CDS encoding globin domain-containing protein, translating into MEELPNLYDRLGAENLKLLVDYFYDLVFTDERLAPLFSKTPKEVIKNKQLLFLTQFLGGPAAYSELYGHPKMRARHMPHEITENKAIAWLQCMNKAVYQLPIDEQLKKELFSSFPKMAFHMVNREE; encoded by the coding sequence ATGGAAGAGCTTCCTAATTTATATGATAGACTGGGTGCTGAAAATCTGAAGCTTTTGGTAGACTATTTCTATGATCTGGTATTTACCGATGAACGACTTGCACCACTTTTCAGCAAAACACCAAAAGAGGTAATCAAAAACAAGCAACTACTCTTTCTTACCCAGTTCCTGGGTGGGCCGGCTGCATATTCTGAACTCTATGGTCATCCTAAAATGAGAGCAAGGCATATGCCTCACGAGATTACAGAAAACAAAGCTATTGCCTGGCTTCAGTGCATGAATAAAGCAGTGTACCAGCTTCCAATAGACGAGCAATTAAAAAAAGAATTATTCTCCAGTTTTCCTAAGATGGCCTTCCACATGGTAAATAGGGAGGAATAA